Proteins encoded by one window of Castor canadensis chromosome 2, mCasCan1.hap1v2, whole genome shotgun sequence:
- the Rint1 gene encoding RAD50-interacting protein 1 isoform X2, producing the protein MLRVGEIGEAPAARCCSESGDERKNIQEKSGINIAALVGNEQVSEGTDNGDLSSYVSAFIEKEVGNDLKSLKKLDKLIEQMTGSKMQLEEQVLTISSEIPKRIQSALKNAEESKQLLNQFLEQQTHLSSCINNHLLSAQPWMDDLGAMINQIEETERHLAYLKWISQIEELSDNIQQYLMTNNVPEAASTLVTMTELDIKLQESSCTHLLGFMRATVKFWHKILKDKLTSDFEEILAQLHWPFIATPQSQTVGLSRPTSAPEMYSTLEILFCQLLKLQTSDELLTEPKQLPEKYSLPASPSVILPIQIMLSPLQKRFRYHFRGNRQTNVLSKPEWYLAQILMWIGNHTQFLDEKIQPILDKVCSAVNARLEFSRGLMMLVLEKLASDIPCLLYDDNLFCHLVDEVLLFERELHSVHGYPGTFASCMHILSEETCFQRWLTVERKFALQKMDSMLSSEAAWVSQYEDITDVDEMKVPDCAETFMTLLLVITDRYKNLPIASRKLQFLELQKDLVDDFRIRLTQVMKEETRASLGFRYCAILNAVNYISTVLADWADNVAALEVFAENNTLSKLQLGQLASMESSVFDDMINLLERLKHDMLTRQVDHVFREVKDTAKLYKKERWLSLPSQSEQAVMSLSSSACPLLLILRDRLLQLEQQLCFSLFKIFWQMLVEKLDVYIYQEIILANHFNEGGAAQLQFDMTRNLFPLFSHYCKRPENYFKHVKEACIVLNLNIGSALLLKDVLQSASEQLTATAALNEVGIYKLAQQDVEILLNLRTNWPNTGK; encoded by the exons gtGGCATAAATATTGCTGCTCTTGTTGGAAATGAACAAGTCAGTGAAGGTACAGATAATGGTGATCTTTCTTCTTATGTGTCTGCGTTCATTGAAAAGGAAGTTGGAAATGACCTTAAATCTTTAAAGAAACTTGATAAACTCATAGAACAAATGACAGGAAGTAAAATGCAGTTAGAAGAACAG GTACTTACAATTTCATCAGAAATTCCCAAAAGAATTCAAAGTGCCTTAAAAAATGCAGAAGAATCAAAGCAACTTCTTAATCAATTTTTGGAGCAACAAACTCATCTCTCCAGCTGCATTAACAACCATTTACTGTCTGCACAGCCCTGGATGGACGATCTTGGGGCCATGATTAACCAAATTGAAGAGACTGAACGGCATCTTGCTTACCTTAAATGGATTTCACAAATTGAAGAACTAAG tgATAACATTCAGCAATATCTGATGACTAATAATGTGCCAGAGGCAGCCTCTACCCTGGTGACTATGACAGAACTTGACATCAAGCTTCAAGAATCATCTTGTACTCATCTTCTTGGTTTCATGAGAGCCACAGTTAAATTCTGGCATAAAATTCTCAAGGACAAGCTTACAAG TGATTTTGAGGAAATCTTAGCACAGCTTCATTGGCCATTCATTGCAACCCCCCAATCGCAAACTGTTGGCTTGAGCCGACCTACCAGTGCCCCTGAGATGTACAGTACTCTGGAAATACTGTTTTGTCAGCTGCTGAAACTACAAACCTC AGATGAATTACTTACTGAGCCAAAACAGCTCCCAGAAAAATACTCTCTTCCTGCATCCCCTTCTGTCATCCTGCCCATCCAAATTATGCTGAGTCCCCTTCAGAAAAGGTTCAGGTATCACTTCAGAGGCAACCGGCAGACTAATGTGTTAAGCAAG CCTGAATGGTACTTGGCTCAGATACTTATGTGGATTGGAAACCATACGCAATTTTTGGATGAGAAGATTCAGCCAATATTAGACAAAGTGTGCTCCGCAGTAAATGCCAGG CTTGAATTTTCTCGGGGCCTTATGATGCTTGTTCTTGAGAAGTTAGCTTCCGATATTCCTTGTCTACTCTATGATGACAATCTATTCTGTCATTTGGTGGATGAGGTGCTGTTGTTTGAAAGGGAGCTACACAGTGTTCATGGCTACCCTGGCACTTTTGCTAGCTGTATGCATATTCTGTCAGAGGAAACCTGTTTCCAGAGATGGTTGACTGTGGAGAGAAAAT TTGCTCTTCAAAAAATGGACTCAATGCTTTCATCAGAAGCTGCCTGGGTATCCCAATATGAGGATATCACTGATGTGGATGAAATGAAAGTTCCAgactgtgcagaaacttttatgACTCTACTCTTGGTTATAACTG ACAGGTATAAGAATCTCCCAATAGCTTCCCGAAAACTACAGTTCCTGGAGTTACAAAAAGACTTAGTAGATGATTTTAGAATACGATTAACACAGGTGATGAAAGAAGAGACTAGAGCATCCCTTGGCTTTCGATACTGTGCAATTCTTAATGCTGTGAACTACATCTCAACAGTACTAGCAGACTGGGCTGACAATGTT GCAGCATTGGAGGTCTTTGCAGAGAATAATACACTCAGTAAGTTGCAGTTGGGACAACTAGCCTCCATGGAGAGCTCTGTCTTCGACGACATGATTAACCTCTTAGAGCGTTTAAAGCATGATATGTTGACCCGTCAAGTAGACCATGTTTTTAGAGAAGTTAAAGACACAGCAAAATTGTATAAGAAAGAAAG gtggttGTCCTTGCCATCTCAGTCAGAACAGGCAGTGATGTCCCTGTCCAGTTCGGCTTgcccattattgcttatattacGAGACCGTTTGCTTCAGTTGGAGCAGCAGCTTTGCTTctccttatttaaaattttctggcaAATGCTTGTAGAGAAGCTTGATGTATACATCTATCAAGAA ATAATTCTTGCTAACCACTTCAATGAAGGAGGAGCAGCCCAACTGCAGTTTGATATGACTCGGAATCTTTTCCCTCTATTTTCTCACTATTGCAAGAGaccagaaaattattttaaaca tgTAAAAGAAGCCTGCATTGTTTTGAATTTGAACATTGGTTCCGCATTACTCCTGAAAGATGTACTTCAGTCTGCTTCAGAGCAACTTACTGCCACAGCAGCGTTAAATGAGGTTGGAATTTACAAACTGGCTCAACAAGATGTTGAGATTCTACTTAATTTGAGGACAAACTGGCCTAACACTGGAAAATAA
- the Rint1 gene encoding RAD50-interacting protein 1 isoform X1 — translation MLRVGEIGEAPAARCCSESGDERKNIQEKSGINIAALVGNEQVSEGTDNGDLSSYVSAFIEKEVGNDLKSLKKLDKLIEQMTGSKMQLEEQVLTISSEIPKRIQSALKNAEESKQLLNQFLEQQTHLSSCINNHLLSAQPWMDDLGAMINQIEETERHLAYLKWISQIEELSDNIQQYLMTNNVPEAASTLVTMTELDIKLQESSCTHLLGFMRATVKFWHKILKDKLTSDFEEILAQLHWPFIATPQSQTVGLSRPTSAPEMYSTLEILFCQLLKLQTSDELLTEPKQLPEKYSLPASPSVILPIQIMLSPLQKRFRYHFRGNRQTNVLSKPEWYLAQILMWIGNHTQFLDEKIQPILDKVCSAVNARLEFSRGLMMLVLEKLASDIPCLLYDDNLFCHLVDEVLLFERELHSVHGYPGTFASCMHILSEETCFQRWLTVERKFALQKMDSMLSSEAAWVSQYEDITDVDEMKVPDCAETFMTLLLVITDRYKNLPIASRKLQFLELQKDLVDDFRIRLTQVMKEETRASLGFRYCAILNAVNYISTVLADWADNVFFLQLQQAALEVFAENNTLSKLQLGQLASMESSVFDDMINLLERLKHDMLTRQVDHVFREVKDTAKLYKKERWLSLPSQSEQAVMSLSSSACPLLLILRDRLLQLEQQLCFSLFKIFWQMLVEKLDVYIYQEIILANHFNEGGAAQLQFDMTRNLFPLFSHYCKRPENYFKHVKEACIVLNLNIGSALLLKDVLQSASEQLTATAALNEVGIYKLAQQDVEILLNLRTNWPNTGK, via the exons gtGGCATAAATATTGCTGCTCTTGTTGGAAATGAACAAGTCAGTGAAGGTACAGATAATGGTGATCTTTCTTCTTATGTGTCTGCGTTCATTGAAAAGGAAGTTGGAAATGACCTTAAATCTTTAAAGAAACTTGATAAACTCATAGAACAAATGACAGGAAGTAAAATGCAGTTAGAAGAACAG GTACTTACAATTTCATCAGAAATTCCCAAAAGAATTCAAAGTGCCTTAAAAAATGCAGAAGAATCAAAGCAACTTCTTAATCAATTTTTGGAGCAACAAACTCATCTCTCCAGCTGCATTAACAACCATTTACTGTCTGCACAGCCCTGGATGGACGATCTTGGGGCCATGATTAACCAAATTGAAGAGACTGAACGGCATCTTGCTTACCTTAAATGGATTTCACAAATTGAAGAACTAAG tgATAACATTCAGCAATATCTGATGACTAATAATGTGCCAGAGGCAGCCTCTACCCTGGTGACTATGACAGAACTTGACATCAAGCTTCAAGAATCATCTTGTACTCATCTTCTTGGTTTCATGAGAGCCACAGTTAAATTCTGGCATAAAATTCTCAAGGACAAGCTTACAAG TGATTTTGAGGAAATCTTAGCACAGCTTCATTGGCCATTCATTGCAACCCCCCAATCGCAAACTGTTGGCTTGAGCCGACCTACCAGTGCCCCTGAGATGTACAGTACTCTGGAAATACTGTTTTGTCAGCTGCTGAAACTACAAACCTC AGATGAATTACTTACTGAGCCAAAACAGCTCCCAGAAAAATACTCTCTTCCTGCATCCCCTTCTGTCATCCTGCCCATCCAAATTATGCTGAGTCCCCTTCAGAAAAGGTTCAGGTATCACTTCAGAGGCAACCGGCAGACTAATGTGTTAAGCAAG CCTGAATGGTACTTGGCTCAGATACTTATGTGGATTGGAAACCATACGCAATTTTTGGATGAGAAGATTCAGCCAATATTAGACAAAGTGTGCTCCGCAGTAAATGCCAGG CTTGAATTTTCTCGGGGCCTTATGATGCTTGTTCTTGAGAAGTTAGCTTCCGATATTCCTTGTCTACTCTATGATGACAATCTATTCTGTCATTTGGTGGATGAGGTGCTGTTGTTTGAAAGGGAGCTACACAGTGTTCATGGCTACCCTGGCACTTTTGCTAGCTGTATGCATATTCTGTCAGAGGAAACCTGTTTCCAGAGATGGTTGACTGTGGAGAGAAAAT TTGCTCTTCAAAAAATGGACTCAATGCTTTCATCAGAAGCTGCCTGGGTATCCCAATATGAGGATATCACTGATGTGGATGAAATGAAAGTTCCAgactgtgcagaaacttttatgACTCTACTCTTGGTTATAACTG ACAGGTATAAGAATCTCCCAATAGCTTCCCGAAAACTACAGTTCCTGGAGTTACAAAAAGACTTAGTAGATGATTTTAGAATACGATTAACACAGGTGATGAAAGAAGAGACTAGAGCATCCCTTGGCTTTCGATACTGTGCAATTCTTAATGCTGTGAACTACATCTCAACAGTACTAGCAGACTGGGCTGACAATGTT ttctttctgCAACTTCAACAGGCAGCATTGGAGGTCTTTGCAGAGAATAATACACTCAGTAAGTTGCAGTTGGGACAACTAGCCTCCATGGAGAGCTCTGTCTTCGACGACATGATTAACCTCTTAGAGCGTTTAAAGCATGATATGTTGACCCGTCAAGTAGACCATGTTTTTAGAGAAGTTAAAGACACAGCAAAATTGTATAAGAAAGAAAG gtggttGTCCTTGCCATCTCAGTCAGAACAGGCAGTGATGTCCCTGTCCAGTTCGGCTTgcccattattgcttatattacGAGACCGTTTGCTTCAGTTGGAGCAGCAGCTTTGCTTctccttatttaaaattttctggcaAATGCTTGTAGAGAAGCTTGATGTATACATCTATCAAGAA ATAATTCTTGCTAACCACTTCAATGAAGGAGGAGCAGCCCAACTGCAGTTTGATATGACTCGGAATCTTTTCCCTCTATTTTCTCACTATTGCAAGAGaccagaaaattattttaaaca tgTAAAAGAAGCCTGCATTGTTTTGAATTTGAACATTGGTTCCGCATTACTCCTGAAAGATGTACTTCAGTCTGCTTCAGAGCAACTTACTGCCACAGCAGCGTTAAATGAGGTTGGAATTTACAAACTGGCTCAACAAGATGTTGAGATTCTACTTAATTTGAGGACAAACTGGCCTAACACTGGAAAATAA
- the Rint1 gene encoding RAD50-interacting protein 1 isoform X3, which produces MLSPLQKRFRYHFRGNRQTNVLSKPEWYLAQILMWIGNHTQFLDEKIQPILDKVCSAVNARLEFSRGLMMLVLEKLASDIPCLLYDDNLFCHLVDEVLLFERELHSVHGYPGTFASCMHILSEETCFQRWLTVERKFALQKMDSMLSSEAAWVSQYEDITDVDEMKVPDCAETFMTLLLVITDRYKNLPIASRKLQFLELQKDLVDDFRIRLTQVMKEETRASLGFRYCAILNAVNYISTVLADWADNVFFLQLQQAALEVFAENNTLSKLQLGQLASMESSVFDDMINLLERLKHDMLTRQVDHVFREVKDTAKLYKKERWLSLPSQSEQAVMSLSSSACPLLLILRDRLLQLEQQLCFSLFKIFWQMLVEKLDVYIYQEIILANHFNEGGAAQLQFDMTRNLFPLFSHYCKRPENYFKHVKEACIVLNLNIGSALLLKDVLQSASEQLTATAALNEVGIYKLAQQDVEILLNLRTNWPNTGK; this is translated from the exons ATGCTGAGTCCCCTTCAGAAAAGGTTCAGGTATCACTTCAGAGGCAACCGGCAGACTAATGTGTTAAGCAAG CCTGAATGGTACTTGGCTCAGATACTTATGTGGATTGGAAACCATACGCAATTTTTGGATGAGAAGATTCAGCCAATATTAGACAAAGTGTGCTCCGCAGTAAATGCCAGG CTTGAATTTTCTCGGGGCCTTATGATGCTTGTTCTTGAGAAGTTAGCTTCCGATATTCCTTGTCTACTCTATGATGACAATCTATTCTGTCATTTGGTGGATGAGGTGCTGTTGTTTGAAAGGGAGCTACACAGTGTTCATGGCTACCCTGGCACTTTTGCTAGCTGTATGCATATTCTGTCAGAGGAAACCTGTTTCCAGAGATGGTTGACTGTGGAGAGAAAAT TTGCTCTTCAAAAAATGGACTCAATGCTTTCATCAGAAGCTGCCTGGGTATCCCAATATGAGGATATCACTGATGTGGATGAAATGAAAGTTCCAgactgtgcagaaacttttatgACTCTACTCTTGGTTATAACTG ACAGGTATAAGAATCTCCCAATAGCTTCCCGAAAACTACAGTTCCTGGAGTTACAAAAAGACTTAGTAGATGATTTTAGAATACGATTAACACAGGTGATGAAAGAAGAGACTAGAGCATCCCTTGGCTTTCGATACTGTGCAATTCTTAATGCTGTGAACTACATCTCAACAGTACTAGCAGACTGGGCTGACAATGTT ttctttctgCAACTTCAACAGGCAGCATTGGAGGTCTTTGCAGAGAATAATACACTCAGTAAGTTGCAGTTGGGACAACTAGCCTCCATGGAGAGCTCTGTCTTCGACGACATGATTAACCTCTTAGAGCGTTTAAAGCATGATATGTTGACCCGTCAAGTAGACCATGTTTTTAGAGAAGTTAAAGACACAGCAAAATTGTATAAGAAAGAAAG gtggttGTCCTTGCCATCTCAGTCAGAACAGGCAGTGATGTCCCTGTCCAGTTCGGCTTgcccattattgcttatattacGAGACCGTTTGCTTCAGTTGGAGCAGCAGCTTTGCTTctccttatttaaaattttctggcaAATGCTTGTAGAGAAGCTTGATGTATACATCTATCAAGAA ATAATTCTTGCTAACCACTTCAATGAAGGAGGAGCAGCCCAACTGCAGTTTGATATGACTCGGAATCTTTTCCCTCTATTTTCTCACTATTGCAAGAGaccagaaaattattttaaaca tgTAAAAGAAGCCTGCATTGTTTTGAATTTGAACATTGGTTCCGCATTACTCCTGAAAGATGTACTTCAGTCTGCTTCAGAGCAACTTACTGCCACAGCAGCGTTAAATGAGGTTGGAATTTACAAACTGGCTCAACAAGATGTTGAGATTCTACTTAATTTGAGGACAAACTGGCCTAACACTGGAAAATAA